In Clupea harengus chromosome 13, Ch_v2.0.2, whole genome shotgun sequence, one DNA window encodes the following:
- the LOC105898155 gene encoding lectin-like, whose product MSWRLAQLYCRDNHTDLASVTNLEENQHLYEISKNQPVWIGLFRDSWTWSDGANSSFRLWYSGEPDNYGGIENCSMIRHTEDLWGVNKCANHYPFLCYKELNVQNKSTMKVKLKFDSPIDMEDPVVQAAILQQIHKQLQERGLPSDTKVTWKKQIDGKVFHKE is encoded by the exons ATGTCTTGGCGATTAGCTCAGCTCTACTGCCGAGACAATCACACAGACCTGGCCAGCGTCACAAACCTGGAGGAGAATCAGCACTTGTATGAGATTTCAAAGAATCAACCTGTTTGGATCGGTCTTTTCAGAGACTCCTGGACGTGGTCAGATGGGGCCAACTCCTCTTTCCGATTATGGTACTCAGGGGAACCTGACAACTATGGAGGAATCGAGAACTGTTCAATGATAAGGCATACTGAGGACTTGTGGGGAGTTAACAAATGTGCTAATCATTATCCTTTCTTATGCTATAAGG AGCTCAATGTACAGAATAAGAGTACCATGAAAGTGAAGCTGAAATTTGACTCTCCCATCGATATGGAGGATCCTGTAGTGCAGGCAGCCATTTTACAGCAG ATACATAAACAACTGCAAGAGAGAGGGCTGCCTTCAGACACGAAAGTAACTTGGAAGAAGCAGATAGATGGCAAGGTGTTCCACAAGGAATAA